One Phaseolus vulgaris cultivar G19833 chromosome 2, P. vulgaris v2.0, whole genome shotgun sequence DNA window includes the following coding sequences:
- the LOC137809903 gene encoding uncharacterized protein, whose amino-acid sequence MAQKGSEVTLRVIGGNNTDGTFTIIAENNTDGTISVIGGNNIDGTISVIGGNHTECTISVICGNKTDGTISVNGGNNNDGTISVIGGNNTHITISVTGGNNTVCTIIVTGGNNTAGTISVNGGNNNDGTISVIGGNNSDGTISVTGWNNTYGTISVNGGNNTDGTISVIGWNNTDDGTISVIAGNNIDGTISVIGGNNTDGTISVNGGNNTDGTISVIGCNNTNGTIKVIGGNNTISVNGGNNIDGTIYVIDGNNIDKVLLVAIILMLPSLLIVIGGNNTDATIIVNVGNNTDDTNTVNGGNITDVTINVICGNNTDGTISVIGGNNTDCVCPGPFGESIIRNRPRTFAELRRRVVEHIASEGECYSWQYTDDPISDNGWKNTDGTINVIGVNNTDRTISVIGGNNTYSIISVNVRNNTNGTISVIGGNNTDGSNTDGTISVIGGNKTNGRIRVICWNNIDGTFSVIFGKNNDATSSVLGGKNTYCTINVIGGNNTDGTIIVICGNNIDGTIVIGGNNIDGTISVIGGNNNDGTMSVNGGNNTDGTISVIGGNNTISVNGGNNIDGTISVIDGNNTDCTISFNGGNNTDDTISVNGGNNTNGTINVICGINTDGTISIISGNNTHGTISVIGDNNTDGTIIVIGCNNSDGTISVIGGNNTDCTISVIRGNNTDGPISDNGWKNTDGTISVVGDNNTDGTISVIGGNNTISVNGGNNIDGTIKVIDGNNTDRTISFNGGNNTDDTINVNCGNNTNGTINVICGNNTDNPSLVIGGNNTDATINVIGGNNNDGTISVNGGNNTDGTINVICGNNTDGTISIIGGNNTDGTISFIGGENTDGPITVNGANNTDGNIIVIFRNNTDGTINVIG is encoded by the exons tgttattggtgggaataatactgatggtacatTCACTATTATTGCTgagaataatactgatggtactatcagtgttattggtgggaataatattgatggtaccatcagtgttattggtgggaatcaTACTGAatgtaccatcagtgttatttgtggGAATAAAACTGATGGAACCATCAGTGTTAATGGTGGCAATAAtaatgatggtaccatcagcgttattggtggcaataatactcaTATTACGATCAGTGTTactggtgggaataatactgttTGTACCATCATTGTTactggtgggaataatactgctGGAACCATCAGTGTTAATGGTGGAAATAAtaatgatggtaccatcagcgttattggtggcaataatagtgatggtaccatcagtgttactGGTTGGAATAATACTTATGGAACCATCAGTGTTAacggtgggaataatactgatggtacaatcagcGTTATTGGttggaataatactgatg atggtaccatcagtgttattgctggcaataatattgatggtaccatcagtgttattggtgggaataatactgatggaaccatcagtgttaatggtgggaataatactgatggtacaatcagtgTTATTGGTTGCAATAATACAAATGGTACCATCAAAGTTATTGGTGGTAATaataccatcagtgttaatggtgggaataatattgatggtaccatctaTGTTATTGAtggtaataatattgataaagtgttattggtggcaataatactgatgctaCCATCATTGTTAAT tgttattggtggcaataatactgatgctaCCATCATTGTTAATgttgggaataatactgatgataCCAACACTGTTAATGGTGGGAATATTACTGATgttaccatcaatgttatttgtgggaataatactgatggtaccatcagtgttattggtggcaataatactgatt gcgtgtgccccggccccttcggagaatccattatccgcaatcgccctaggactttcgccgAATTACGGCGCAGGgtggtagagcatattgcttcggaaggggag tgttattcgtGGCAATATACTGATGATCCCATCAGTGATAATGGTTGGAAAaatactgatggaaccatcaatgttattggtgtTAATAATACTGATCGTAcaatcagtgttattggtggtaATAATACTTATAGTATCATCAGTGTTAATGTTAggaataatactaatggtaccatcagtgttattggtgggaataataccgatg gatcaaatactgatggtacaatcagtgttattggtgggaataaaaCTAATGGTAGAATCAGAGTTATTTGTtggaataatattgatggtaccttCAGTGTTATTTTTGGGAAAAATAATGATGCTACCAGTAGTGTTCTTGGTGGGAAAAATACTTAttgtaccatcaatgttattggtgggaataatactgatggtaccatcattgTTATTTGTGGGAATAATATAGATGGTACCAT tgttattggtggcaataatattgatggtaccatcagtgttattggtgggaataataatGATGGAACCATGAGtgttaatggtgggaataatactgatggtaccatcagtgttattggtggcaataataccaTCAGCGTTAATGGTggaaataatattgatggtaccatcagtgttattgatggcaataatactgattgtaccatcagttttaatggtgggaataatactgatgataccatcagtgttaatggtgggaataatactaatggtaccatcaatgttatttgTGGGATTAATACTGATGgcaccatcagtattattagcGGCAATAATACTCATGGTactatcagtgttattggtgacaataatactgatggtacgaTCATTGTTATTGGTTGCAATAAttctgatggtaccatcagcgttattggtggcaataatactgatt gtaccatcagtgttattcgtggcaataatactgatggtccCATCAGTGATAATGGTTGGAAAaatactgatggaaccatcagtgttgttggtgacaataatactgatggtaccatcagtgttattggtggcaataataccaTCAGCGTTAATGGTggaaataatattgatggtaccatcaaggTTATTgatggcaataatactgatcgTACCATCAGTTttaatggtgggaataatactgatgataccatcaatgttaattgtgggaataatactaatggtaccatcaatgttatttgtgggaataatactgataaCCCATCACT tgttattggtggcaataatactgatgctaccatcaatgttattggtgggaataataatGATGGAACCATTAGtgttaatggtgggaataatactgatggtaccatcaatgttatttgtgggaataatactgatggtaccatcagtattattggtggcaataatactgatggtaccatcagttttATTGGTGGGGAAAATACTGATGGACCCATCACAGTTAATGGTgcgaataatactgatggtaacattattgttatttttaggaataatactgatggtacaatcaatgttattggttga